Sequence from the Bacteroidales bacterium genome:
TTTATTTGTATCCAGATAAACATCATAATCCCAGTTTTTACCATTAACAAAAGGTTTTACCTTATCTACACTTTTAGCATCATCTATTGAAATAGCAACAAGCTTAACACCTGTTTCTTCCTGCCAATCGGAATAAACTTCTTGAATAGCTTTAAGTTCCTTAAGGCAATTGGTACACCACATAGCCCAATAACTTATAATAATAGGTTTTCCATCGTTCTTAAGCTGTGATGTATTAAATGCAGCGCCATCTATAGTTTTAATTTCTACAGAAGGAAGTTTGAATGATTGTTGTGAATGTGTTGTGGTGGTGTCCTGTGCAAATATAATAGCTGTATTTATAAACGCTATTATAAAAAATAACATTTGTAATTTTTTTCTCATAGTTTTATTATTTTAGTTATTAGTTATACAAAACTAAAAAAATATAAATCAATTCGAAATAGTGTCCTAATTATAATCTTCATTTATATATTTAATATTTTATTTTCGCTTATTTCTTATAGTTATAATTCAACTTTTTATGTAATATCTTTTTTTATCAAACTGATTATTTAATTTTATATGCAAATATATACATTTTTAGATTTATTTTTATATCTTTTAAAAATAATTATACAAGAATATATTCCATTCCGTTAAAAATTTAAATTATACATTATATATATGTGTGAAATATTTCTTAAAATAATAATACACTTTTTATTTTTTTAATCATTTATTTTTTATTTTTGTAAAAAATATATATATAGATATATATTTACTTATATGTTTTTATAATACACTAAATAATGGTATAAAATAATTACTATAAGTTGTATCAAATGATTATTTAATTAAAATATAAAGATTGACATATAGATAT
This genomic interval carries:
- a CDS encoding TlpA disulfide reductase family protein, whose translation is MRKKLQMLFFIIAFINTAIIFAQDTTTTHSQQSFKLPSVEIKTIDGAAFNTSQLKNDGKPIIISYWAMWCTNCLKELKAIQEVYSDWQEETGVKLVAISIDDAKSVDKVKPFVNGKNWDYDVYLDTNKDLYRALNINQIPHTFVINGNGEVVWQHVTYTEGAENDLYEIVKKVAAGQEIK